From Camelina sativa cultivar DH55 chromosome 5, Cs, whole genome shotgun sequence:
atatatattacatgatcacatacataaattatatgatgttatgtgttcaacaccatagacatacattTCCGGTACACCGATTGACTAAATCGGTAAAGACCAATATTGACTCTGGCGTTGACCAacattgacccaaaaaaattatttttttttgtgtttttatttttttaatgtactaTATTATAACCAAAagcaataaattattatattgaatCGTTTATGGTTTTGtataacaaaaaacatattttttattcggTGTCTAAACATTTTGtatatatctttaatgtttcattcttataatacttaattattatcaattttaaagctaaactaatagtaaaataaaaatcattaatatttattttcaaaatatgaaaatttaatttaaaactgGAAAATCCTATTATAATAGATTAGTAAGGGAACTGCTTATGTTTACATTgtcaattaaaaaattatcttagtattttaatctatttatttaaatacaaaaatgtttatattatttaatgtttttcaaccataaaatatcaagaaaatcaaactcaatgattttagttagaaaataataaatattgacTATATGACTCTTTCgtctaaattttgcatggtaaaagttatagaaaattttaCATACTCgtaataacatgtaaatgacACAAAAATAActcacaatatttatttttaatatatagaagatccaaaaatttgatgttagcaaaactaatatatatatatatatatttaaaagtagtgattaatgatttttatttatataatagtttagctttaaaattaaaaattaactaattataagaatgaatacattaaagatatatacaaaatatttagatattgaatataaaatttgtttttatatttattataaaaaccataaacaatttaatatagaaatttattatttttgactttttaatagtaaaaaaattaaaatatttttttggtcaatattgGTAAATGCAAGAGTCAATATCGGTCTTCGTCGGAATCGACCGGTGTACCAGAATtatatgtctatggtgttgaccacatgATGTTATATAGTTTATGCATGTAACTATGTAATACATCTACTTTATGTAGCTGAAAATACAATAGTATAGTTGGCATGTGTGATCATGCATTCTCCTATAGTTTGTGTAGCTAGcgatcttttttctttaaattattaatacaaaTTAACATTGAGATATATCATATAAAGATTGATTAGTAATGAGATAAATATGTGACATACAGtaagttttatatattgattttggcTTGAAATGTTTTTggtgaaattatatattaattttgtttcgtaatttttaaaatattaacgaTTTATTTGTTGATGCATTTCTATCATGGATGTAATTAATTACAAATGAatagttactatatatataatgaccGGCCGGATAGTTGAATTATTCTTATCGAATCTTGACTTATTATATACTTATGTTGACTATTAGTAGTAGTAGATAACTAGATAtcatagaaaagaaaagacaccAGTTATTAATCTTGCgcaaaaaagttttaaaaatatattggaCTAGCTAAAGATTTGCCATGTTCATCGAGTCTCAAAGCTATTAGTTTGTACGATAGACTCTGACTCTGAGTGAACATAATATATAGAGTTATTTAACTACATATATTACGAAATCAAAACACTATAGTAGTCTGCATGATTCACGTTCTATCATGAATGATTtggggaagaaaaaaagaaagaaagaaaaaaaatagtacaaGAAGTGGATCGGGATGTTAGACAACGCAAAGGATCCCCACACCCACTAGGACACGTGTTAACATGTCCGAACTCTGACATGCTTCACGTTCCAGCGACAGTTCGTTGTCACGGTGTAAGAGGTCTCTCCCAGATCTCTCTGAGCTGGCCTTGTAGGACCACGTACCTTAACCTTAGCCAATGGGTTCCGCttaagattatataatagtaataaacTTCGCTTtagtaaaaacaattatttatattggttcaTGCGATGACGATCACGTTCGATTAAGGTTACagaggaaatttttttattacagaGGAAAAAAATTGATATCTTCGAATTTCTAAACTCATGATATTACATTTAAAAGAATTAGGATATCTAGATTTgcaaatttagttatttagatTCAGATCCCTGGTGTATAAAGATCAGATGCTCATATGCCCATATGACTTATGATATTTCAGAATGAATGTATAttcacaaattttaaattttctatcttttgtGGGATAAATGTTGATTTGTTTACTTGTGAATCATAATCTTATAATaccaatgtgatatttaaaaaaaaaaaaaaaaaatcgttgcTAAAGgtattaaaaatgtaattttcttagtGAGGTACTTGTCCCAAATCATGTTTATGGTACTGGAAGATTGTCCGGTATGTTTCCTTGAGGCTCTCTAACCACTTATCCACAAGTACACCAAGTTgtgtttgtatatatcattCTCTTTGAGTTGTCAAGTAATCAGCCGTTCGAGATGGTGACAATAATTTACTTCATCAACTAGTTGTTCCTGTTTCCGATCTAAACATTTCTAAAACCGGTTcgagaaacaagaaaattaaaacaagtACGTAAGACTAAGAGTTACGGTTCGATTTAATGAATGTAATAAAAAGATCGGCTAgccttaaataaataaaactcgTCTAAATGATTCACTCAAACCTAATTCTTCTAATTTAAATCTAAtcactatatattataataatactacATACTTTAATTTAACTGTTAATATAAGTATATAGAACTCGAAATCAGTGATCACAATTATATAGGCGATAATGATGATAAAGTTTCTAATCTAATAATATGAGACTCCAAGTTGCTAACCTATAATGTTAATTAAAGCTCAAGAAActtgtttttataatataaattatcatCATCTTATAACCAGAAATTTGTAACTTGCTCcatagttttttaataataaaaaaatcatgattaaATTCATTCATCTCAAAATAGAACacattatttctattttagaaTGAATAGCACCAAGCTAGCCACCNNNNNNNNNNNaaaaaaaaaaaaaaaaaaaaaaaatcacactgCAGAACATGTAATAAAATggccataaaacaaaaacacataactTATTCACACTGACGAGTAGTCACGATTCACGAATCATAAATACACAATTGTCTATGAATAcgtatttaaaattaacaacaacaaaaaaattggaatgTTATGtacacacaaaccaaaccattgtAGGACCTGAAGTGATGTACATACAAGAATGAAgaactttaaacaaaaacagagcaacacgtGTCTCATACTCTTCAAGTCGACACATGTCTCGTTCCCCGTCTTTAACGCTGCTTAGAACACGTAACTTGCCAGCGAatattttcttccatttttattttaataatctttattattattatattttttttttaaagtaatagaGAGACTAGAGTAGAGAGCAAAGAAGCAATAATAGgagcaaaataaaaaagttaaaggggacaaagaaaattataaatataaaaaaaaaaaatgaagaagccGTACGAAAACGTGTCGAGTGAAAGGATCATCTGATTGCCACTTGGCTCTCTTTActttactcttctcttcttcttcttctgtactTTTCACACATTGGCTATTCTCTCTcgtccctttcttcttctctctacgTGCCCCAAACATTGTTGTTAATTTATTCTTGATGGAGtaacatttaaataatttttaattaaaagtatgtaaatattttaattaaattgaaaaaaatatatgagataAGACTCTAATTGATTACAATTTCCTacttttggtgaaaaatattaGGAGTAAAtaggaaaaaataattacagggatttgattctttttttccttacttCTAATTGTATAAACTTTGTTAATAACGGAACTGAATATTCATTCATTCCCTCTGTTTTGTGTAATTtgagtttctttctctttctctcttatctgTCTCTCATCCATTcaaccttttaatttttttttctttgtctctctcatttttttgaGTAAtgaatgtattattattattcaatagTAACAAAACGTGTCATGTAAATTAAagacctttttatttttatttttgtctgaGATAAAATGGATCGTGGCATCAAAAtctaatccttttttttgttttgttttgttttctcttgttttctcttattactgtttcatcatcatcagctgtagtatttttattttaatggcGGAAGCAAACGAGAGGAGTAGAGAAATGGGGAGAAGAAGTAACAGTTGTGTGTTTCCTAGAGATCTGCTTCAGAGTTTTATCTCTAActctgttgatgatgatgaagacgacgagGAAGAGGACGACGAGGTTGAGTTGAATCTTGGTTTATCTCTTGGTGGGAGATTTGGAGTTGATAAGAGTTGTAAGAACAAGCTCGTGAGATCTTCTTCCGTTGTCGTGACGATGCCTCTTTTCCGGGAGGTTCATCGTCAAACCACGACTACGACGACGGCGGAGAGAACGACAACGGCGGCGACGAGGACTACGATGAGGGGTATGGGTTTGATGAGAACCACGTCGTTGCCGGCTGAGTCGGAGGAAGAGTGGAGGAAGAGGAAAGAGATGCAGACTTTAAGGAGAATGGCTGCTAAGCGACGGAGAAGCGAGAAGCTTCGTAGCGGCGGCGCCGGAAATAGTAGTAATAATCCGGAAGAAGCTGCGACCACCGCCGCCACCACTTCGAGGCGGAGAGGTAGACCATCTTCAGGACTTCCACGGTGGTCTGCTACTGCTAACAAAAGCGGGCTTTTACGGCAGCGTAGTGGTGTTCTTGAAGGCTCCTCCGTTGAGTCTcaaggcggaggaggaggttCATCTAGCGTCTCCGAGTTAGAAACTAAaggtataatatataataatatagtatatactaatCTCTCTTATCTGATCATCATTAACACAAGCAATTTTGATCATTAGTTAAATCTTTTATGCATCAGTCTCAAATCGCAAGTTTAGTGTTTGTACTGTTTAGGTAGAAAAGCTTAATCCTTGGCTTTTCGTAACCCGAAAGGTCATTTAGCTTTGGTAATAGATTGACCAATGGTACTAATGTTTTGCTGAACTAATACAGCTTCAAGTGATGAAGCAAGAAGCTTACCATCATCGACAACacaacaactacaacaacaacaagaagcaacaacaaaccCAACTACAAACCGGCTGAGAAGATTGAGTTCAGTGGACATGAACATGAAGATGGAGCCACAAGGGAAAGGGAAGAGTGAGATGCCATGTGTGTTCACCAAAGGAGATGGTCCTAATGGGAAGAGAGTTGATGGGATTCTTTATAGATATGGTAATGGAGAAGAAGTGAGGATCATGTGTGTTTGCCATGGCGATTTCTTGTCTCCGGCTGATTTCGTTAAACACGCCGGTGGTCCTAATGTAGAACACCCTCTTAGGCACATTGTTGTCAacacttcttctccttctaatAATCTCTTATGAATTATAGACCAAAACCCCTCTAACCAAACCCACTCTTGTTTAGAGAAACATGTTTTTATGAGTCTTGCCATGTCCCAAATTTTAagctatatatgtattttttttactacattatacagagagagagttaaGGAGAAACATCATTTATATCAGTTTAAGAGACTAGAATGAGAATAACATTTTGATGGTTGATGCATATGGTGAATAGAGTAATACAAGATGATAAACCTCCCTACTCTATGAACATAAAAGAACATACTTGAAAAAGGTTTCTAATGGCTACGCACTTGTTTACTGCTGCTGTACAGATAGATACTCTAAaacacacttcttcttcttcttggtcttcTAGCTTTGTATCACAACTTATTAGGCTGGATTCGTTTCAGTAGTCTAACAGCTTGTTTCATCGTTGGCCTTACCGAGAGGCTATCAACGGTGCATTTGAGAGCCAAATGCAGAACCTCAACCAAATCGTCCGGAGGACCAGTCTCCCAAAGTCCCTTGGTGAAGACTTCTTTGGCTTTGCCTTGACTCAACATCATATGTGCCCAGGAGACAATGTTAAACCCGTTCTCATGAGATGAGAAAGAAGGGTCTAGAGCTCGTTTGTCTGATATCAGCTCCAAGAGGACAATACCGTAGCTGTAAACATCTGCTTTCTCAGAGACACGGCATGTCATTGCGTATTCTGGAGCAACATACCCGAATGTTCCAGCCACACCTGTTGTGACATGAGACTGCGAAGTTCCCAAGAGTTTCGAGAGTCCGAAATCGGATAGGTAGGCGTTGTTTTTGTCATCTAAGAGTATGTTACTCGGTTTGATGTCTCTATGCAAGACTTTAGGAGAGCATTGCTCGTGAAGATAGGCGAGAGCACGCGCTACATCAAGAGCAATCTTGTGAAGAACCTTCCACTCAAGAGCTGATTGTGATCTTTCTTTGATGAAGTCTTCAAGGTTCCCACCAGATAAGTAGTTGTAGATAAGAAACATCTCAGTTTCGCTCGCATGGTAACCAACTAACATAACAAGATTCGGATGCCTAACCATTTCAAGAGCCGAGATCTCAGCATGAAACTGTTGATCTCCTTGAAACCTCCCAACAGAGAGTCTTTTAACAGCAAACACATTCGTTGGAGACACCTCTGCTTTATAAGTCGAACCAAAACCACCATGACCAATACAGTTAGAGTTGCTGAAGTAACCAGTAGCTCTAACAATGATCTCATACGTCAGAGGGATACCAATGTCCACAAACACTTTAATCTCCTTGATCTCATCAACACGAATCTGAGAGTTTCGTTTCCATCTCTTCGTGTAGATGAACAAGAGCACAAGAACAAGAAGCACAAAGACGATTACTGAAGCTGACACAATCGAAGCAATCTCAATCGGATACAATCCAGATTTACCAGAGGAATCATCAGCAACTGAGGTTGGACCAACTTCGTCTTCATCCTCATAACTCATAAGTCTCCTCCTAGAAACAACATTGCTTAAGAAACttgaaaatccaaattttttcaaCGGATCAAGAACCCTAACCCCACCCATAAAGCTGTTACCTTCAAGATCAAGAATCTCTAATTTCTCCAACCCCCAAATCTCCTTTGGAATCTCACCTCTCAGATCATTAAAAGCAAgagacaaaaccctaatttcagaCAAACCTCCCACAACAGGAGAGATCTCACCACCAAGTCTTCTTCTTGAACAAGAAGACAAATCAGGGGAATGAAGACTAcgactactactactaccaccACCTTCCACCTCATCACAGCCTCTGAGAATCAAAGAGACGACTCTCGAATCAGAGTTGCAGACAACACCGTACCAAGAACAATGGTTTGATGAGCTGTCGGAAACCCAACTAGAAAGAAGTCCATTTGGATCAGAGAAACTACTCTTCAGCTTCAACAACAGAGCAGCTTCGTCGTCGTGAAGACCACCACCAATCTTTGGTGTTACAAGAAGTTTCCGagaaaatgaaaacacaaaCAGATTAAACAGCAAGAAGAACAAACCCAGaagtttcattttttgttttttttttttccttctctaaacaaagagaaaagagagaaaagataaaatcaaacaaaaccctaaaaataaaattgtttcacAAATTTAAAGTCTTTTTTGTGTGATCTCCTTCCCTCTCTCTTATATCTCTCTCTCGAGAAATCGAAATTTTTTTCCAAGTTGcagcaaaagaagaaactttcttttacccaaaaagaagaaaaaaacattaaaaaacaattttgttttttttttcaatggctCGATTATCAAAGACAAAAGTTCTTAACGTATTGGAAACAGTCAAAGTAGAATGATTTCGAGGAAAAGAgggaaattatataaataaataaaaagaagaaagaaaaaaaggagaaaaaaatcactcagctttttttaactttttcctcTGTCTTTAAATCTATATTTGAGGAAATTTCAAATCACACACTACTACTACTTACTGTAACTGATGTtacttaaaatatattacttCATGAGAAAATTTAAGCcagaacataaataaataaaattgttttgcaaaaatgaaaattttctcttttctatatttctaattttttttgtgtgttttgtgagttaatttattttattacatacacaaaaatattgtatttaatttattttctcgtttttattttttgattgtgtgagatgagatgagatagTGTTTCACTTTC
This genomic window contains:
- the LOC104787982 gene encoding ninja-family protein AFP1-like, with the protein product MAEANERSREMGRRSNSCVFPRDLLQSFISNSVDDDEDDEEEDDEVELNLGLSLGGRFGVDKSCKNKLVRSSSVVVTMPLFREVHRQTTTTTTAERTTTAATRTTMRGMGLMRTTSLPAESEEEWRKRKEMQTLRRMAAKRRRSEKLRSGGAGNSSNNPEEAATTAATTSRRRGRPSSGLPRWSATANKSGLLRQRSGVLEGSSVESQGGGGGSSSVSELETKASSDEARSLPSSTTQQLQQQQEATTNPTTNRLRRLSSVDMNMKMEPQGKGKSEMPCVFTKGDGPNGKRVDGILYRYGNGEEVRIMCVCHGDFLSPADFVKHAGGPNVEHPLRHIVVNTSSPSNNLL
- the LOC104787983 gene encoding probable LRR receptor-like serine/threonine-protein kinase RPK1 translates to MKLLGLFFLLFNLFVFSFSRKLLVTPKIGGGLHDDEAALLLKLKSSFSDPNGLLSSWVSDSSSNHCSWYGVVCNSDSRVVSLILRGCDEVEGGGSSSSRSLHSPDLSSCSRRRLGGEISPVVGGLSEIRVLSLAFNDLRGEIPKEIWGLEKLEILDLEGNSFMGGVRVLDPLKKFGFSSFLSNVVSRRRLMSYEDEDEVGPTSVADDSSGKSGLYPIEIASIVSASVIVFVLLVLVLLFIYTKRWKRNSQIRVDEIKEIKVFVDIGIPLTYEIIVRATGYFSNSNCIGHGGFGSTYKAEVSPTNVFAVKRLSVGRFQGDQQFHAEISALEMVRHPNLVMLVGYHASETEMFLIYNYLSGGNLEDFIKERSQSALEWKVLHKIALDVARALAYLHEQCSPKVLHRDIKPSNILLDDKNNAYLSDFGLSKLLGTSQSHVTTGVAGTFGYVAPEYAMTCRVSEKADVYSYGIVLLELISDKRALDPSFSSHENGFNIVSWAHMMLSQGKAKEVFTKGLWETGPPDDLVEVLHLALKCTVDSLSVRPTMKQAVRLLKRIQPNKL